The Salvelinus fontinalis isolate EN_2023a unplaced genomic scaffold, ASM2944872v1 scaffold_0002, whole genome shotgun sequence DNA segment ggaacaatGGGCTGTGGTCTGTACAGGAAAGGGAATGTGGACGGTTACAGGCTTTTAATCCAGTCCAGGTTTGGTCCTTTAGGGTCACAAGGGTGGCTGGGGACATCGTCCATCTTGCCATTGTTTCGCACAgggactggggagagaggaaaaaggTTTTGTTTATGCCACCAACTGTCTAGGGCCAGACTTAATGATTTGCTCATAATGGTTTAATGGCTTACCTGGGTAGTTGTATGGCACAGCTGCATTCATCATGCCTGAGTACTTCGTTAAGGGACTCACTAATGGAACAGTAACGGCTGGGAAGAAATACATGAAATATCAATGACATGTTACACCAAGTGAACACACAACTCAATTCAGGGAGGGCTGAAGGGCAGTGCACACAAGTTTATTTTATGTGTATCTGttatgggatttttgtgtttaatgactaaaatatgtatacatttaacttagatgttactgtatgaatgaaacttattataatcataatgcTGAATATTATGTGTTCCTTATTAGAAAGAATGGagttatcttcagacaggctggaatgctgtgttccttacaggacattttGCCTCTACCCAGGGAGTGGAAAGACCTTGGGTTGGTTGCAGatagtttaacaggtggcagacagtaatgagaACGCTAACTATACTGCCATTGTATTCTAGAGGAGgatggacattaaaacctatgacatcatctttattatataacctgatgtaaattgtattatgatcagtactctcgagaataaacgctattgattgattgattttaagactggtttctgtccatttaatgctgataattatcttacaaattcttatttatgggcagaatgttttaattgaattggttgataaACATAGGAATAAAATTCCTTTAACAGTATCATGTAATGTCAGAATCCATAAGGTGTAACTACAGTTGAATTTAGCATATTGTAAGATATGAGCATTACAACCTGTGATGTATACTTTGAGAGATGTACTGACCAAGAAGTCCAATTGCGCAGGCGGCCAATACCACTGGCTCCTTATTCCACGCATTCTTCAGGAAAGCTCCAATTCCTGGCAGGAGAAGCAAACAGACATTTAAGTTACAGTGGCACAAATGCACACTGTGTTATGCATGATCTATGATCCAGTGATTGATTTATGTATTAAGGACATAGCTAGGTACAAATAGCTAGCTGGACTTATATGACTTGAAACTACATGTCATATTCCCATTAGTTTGAGTCTATACAGTATTGTAAACATGACAGCATTGGACAGATAAATACTGAAGATGAAGCTAGAAGATCAACCCTATCCAACTGCTCTGTTTACACCAGGGTAAGCAGGACACAACGTTTTGGATCGTTCAGATAGAAATACGTTATGTAcaacaaacatgcctctctgacatgtagaataagaATCCCATCAGCTGTAATTAATGGGATTTCTATCTGCAAAGTTCGACAACTGAACGTGGCCCAGGTTTACACTCAGCTCAGTCAGAAGAGAGCGGCGGACTGTGGAATGCAAGCGATTCAGATTGGAGATATTTAATGACCAAACTACTACATTTTGATTTGAGCTTTGACCTAAAAAAAAAGTTAAAGAATGAAGTGGAGACGCGACATGCAGCTAAAACAAATCGGCTAACACTATGTTGGTCCAAGGTCACATTATTCGTTTGGCATGGTAAATTAAAATATGCATACAAAATTAGAGTTGAATACAATATTTAGTTACAATTAATCATACACTAGCATTATCAGAACACCAATGTTTGCTTGACAGAGGAATCAAGCATAAAACAAAACAGCTAGCTAGTTTGCTAATAGCAAAGTTCACCCACCTGCCATGTTGCTGTTTGTAGTTTTGCCAGGCTGGGGAACATGGGAACTGTAGTCTACATAATGTCGTATAATTATTGCGCCAGTTGCAACAA contains these protein-coding regions:
- the LOC129841908 gene encoding NADH dehydrogenase [ubiquinone] 1 alpha subcomplex subunit 3-like yields the protein MAGIGAFLKNAWNKEPVVLAACAIGLLAVTVPLVSPLTKYSGMMNAAVPYNYPVPVRNNGKMDDVPSHPCDPKGPNLDWIKSL